A window of Flammeovirga kamogawensis genomic DNA:
TCAAATACAAAATAAGCAAGTGCCCAAGAACCTAACCACCCTAAAAGTAAACCGGTAAGGGTTGATAGTGTACCAATAGAAAAATATTCTATGAAGGTGATTCTTACTAGATGTTTTCTTTTAGCACCTAATGCTCTTAAAACTCCAGCTTCTTTTTTACGCTGAAATTTACCTATAGACATTGAGCTCCATAAAACTAAGAAGCCTGTAAAAATACATATTCCACCAAGCCATTTAAAAACAAAAGATACTTGGTCTAGAATATCATTTAGAGATTCAAAGATTAGACCTAAATCAATGCTTGATACATTCGGATATTTAGCCACAACTTTACTCTGTATACTTGCTATGTTATCTTTACCTCTTACTTTAATAGCCAGTACATGAAAACTTGGTGCAGCCTCTAAAACACCTGCAGGAAATAGAACAACAAAATTAGCCTCCATTCTTGCAAAATCTACAGCTCTTACATGAGTAATTTTTGTTGTTAAATTAAAACCCTGAACATTAAAAATTACTGTATCACCAAAAGCTAACCCTGATGATTTAAGATAATTATCTGAAACTGATATTGGTATCATTTCATTTATAGATGAATTTCCTTGCCATTCACCCTCAATAGTTTTTTCATTCTCCTTTAAAGAAGATCTATAAGTCACTCTATATTCCCTATCAAATACATATCTTTTTAATTGTATTGTAGAGTCTAGCATTGCTTGTTTTTTAGTCTTCCCATTTACAGTTTTTAAAGACATCGTTACGATAGGAGCATTTTGTTCTATCTGTATATTTTCTTTTTCTAATAAATTCTTTAAAGATGAAACTTGTGATTTTTGCACATCATATAATACCAAATTTGCATCACCCTCTCCTCCAACATCGGTTACTTTTTCAATTAGAATTGATCTGATAGATACCAAACAAATAATAAGAAAAACTCCCAATCCAATAGTAACTCCTAAAAGTAAAGTTTGATTATTAGGTCTAAATAACTGAGATACACCATACTTTAAACTAAAGCTATACCCAGATAAATCTATCGTTTTAACTACTTTTATTAATAACAAAGCAAGTAGAGTCAAGACAATTATTACACAAAAGATTGATAGAAAGAAAAATAACGATTTTTTAAAATCTCCTAAGAGCCAATAAGAAAATAAAATAACAAAAAGGCTAACTGAAATAATTAAAAGTGCTTTAATTAATTTATTTGACTTAATATCTAAAGATGAGATTGACCTTAGTACATATATTGGAGATACACCCAAAACTTGTAGTAAGGGATACCATCCAAATAAAACTGAAACAAATAGACTTAGGAAAATTCCAAAAACAATTGCCGTTACAGAAAAATTATTACTTATAGAAACCATCAACAAGTCGGAAAATAAAAGAGGAAAGACCAGTTGTGCAAAAGCTCCTATAAATGCTCCAATTACTCCACCAACCAAACCTAGAAATAACACTTGTAAAAAATAAATTAAAAATGTCTCATTAGTTGTTGCTCCTAAACACCTATAAATTGCTACAGATTTTAGTTTCCCTTTTATATAAATAAAAATCCCACTACTTACACCAATACACCCTAACAGAAGAGAGATAAAAGTGATTAATTTTAAGAAAGCATCAATATCATTAAAAAAGCGACCTATTCTTGCTGTGTTATTTTCAATTGTTGCTACCCTTATCCCTTTTTCATCAATTATTTCTTGATTTTTATCTACTAAATTCTGAACATTAAGTGTGTCATTAAAAGCGTAAAAATATCTATAATTCACTCTACTCCCTTTTTGTATAAGTTTTGTGTCTTCTAAATATTTGAACGGAAAATAAACTATAGGTACAGTAGCAGCCATTACAGCACTCTGCCCAATTCCTTTTTTAATTGTTCCTGCTATCTCAAAATTAGCAGCTCCAAATCTCAAGCTATCTCCAATTGCTGCTTCTAACTGATAGAGCACCACACTATCTACAAATACTACTTTTTCTTGATTTTTCCATTTAGACCAAGAAGGTTTAGGATACACCTCTAACTGCCCATAATAAGGAAAACCCAATTCAAGAGCTCGTAAGTCTACTAATCTACTTTTTTCTGTAGATTTTGAAAAAGCCATTGATGCAAAATTAAATTGTTTTACTAACTTAGATTGCTGATGTGAAAAAAGATTAAGAACACTATCTTGAAGTTCATGCGATGACCGTAACTCTAAATCAGCTCCCAAAAGTTCTTTAGCCTGTTTATTTAGATCTTGATTTACATTTTCAGAAAATGTAGTCATAGCTACTAAACTAGCTACACCTACTACGATCGAAAGTATAAAGGGGATAATTTTGCTGATACTTTTTTTTAAGTCTCTAACAGAATGCTTTAAAATAAATTGAAATCTCACAGTTTTTATATAATGAATATCAATAATTGAATTACTTAAACCTTAAAACCCGTTTAACATCAAACAATTATTGATCTTTTGACAAAATAAAATTTATAAAATAAATATATGGCTTTTCTAGGTTATACAAATGATGATTTACCTAAATGGGTAAAAAAAACAGAGCAATTCCCTGTAATTCTCTATATCCTGAAATGGGTTTTAATCGGAACTCTTGTTGGTGGATTAACAGGTATTGGTTCAGCCTTATTCTTGAAAGGTTTAAGTTGGGCAACTGATTGGCGACAAATGCACTTATGGATTATCTATCTTTTACCTATTGGAGGTTTTTTAATTGGTGCTAGTTACTATTATTTTGGTCAAGATGTAGTTAAGGGAAATAATCAATTACTAGAAGAGATTACAAGGCCTAAGAAAATTATACCTCTAAAAATGGCTCCACTTGTTACTATCGCTACTATTGCAACCCACTTATTTGGTGGTTCAGCTGGTCGAGAGGGTACAGCAGTGCAAATGGGTGGTTCTATTGCAGATCAGTTTACTAAAATCTTTAAATTAGATAAATACGATAGAAAAATATTAATTATCTCTGGTATCGCAGCTGGTTTTTCATCTGTTTTTGGAACTCCTCTTGCTGGTGCAATCTTCGGACTAGAAGTATATGTTATTGGTAGAATGAGATATGAAGCCATATTCCCTAGTTTCTTTACAGCTATAGTTGCAAATTACGCTACACATAATCTAGGGCACGTAATTGGTATTCATCATACAGTATATGAAATTCCTATTATACCCGACATGACGCTTACTAATTTAGCATTATGTGTTATTGCAGGTGTAGCTTTTGGATTAACTGGAATGCTATTTTCTAAGGCAAATCACTTTTGGGGAAATTTATTTAAATCTAATATTAAATATGCACCTTTCAGACCAATGATTGGAGGTGTTGTTTTAGCTTTAGGCATAATGGCTATTAACTATAATCATGGTTTAGATTACGCATCTTATGACATGAAATACTTTGGATTAGGTGTACCTACTATTGTTGAGTCTTTTGGTACGCAGATGAATTGGTATGATTTCTTAGTTAAGACACTAACTACTTCATTTACATTAGGTGCAGGATTTAAAGGTGGTGAAGTTACCCCATTATTTTATATTGGATCTACACTTGGTAGTTACCTTTCCACACACATTTCGTTACCTGTTGCCTTGTTAGCAGGTATGGGTTTTGTTGGTGTTTTTAGTGGTGCTACAAATACACCAATGGCTTGTACAATGATGGGTATAGAATTGTTTGGAGCTCCTGCAGCTGTATTTATTGCGGTTTCTTGTATTACTGCTTATATGTTTTCTGGACATACAAGTATATACTCTTCTCAAATTGTTGGTAGTCCAAAACACATTAATAATGATAGCGAAAAAGGAAACACTCTTTCAGAAATTGATGTTATCCGAGCTGCTGAAAAGGAACACATTAAAAATAGAGAAGAATCTGATGAAGAATAATTATTCTTTATAAAAGAAACGAGGCTATCTTTTTTATTAAAGGTAGCCTCGTTGTTTTTAAAAGCGTTTTGTATAAATATGGCAATACGGTTTCCCTGCCGTTTTTTCATAATAATCTTGATGATAATCCTCTGCTTCCCAAAAAGTTAATTCAGATGCATCTGTTAAAGTTGTAGCAACAGCCAATCCTTGTGCTTTAAGTTGTGCAATAAGTATCTGTGCTTTTTCTTTCTGATCATCATCAAAATAAAATATTTCAGATCTATATTGAGTTCCAATATCAGGGCCTTGCTTATTTATTTGAGTTGGATCGTGCGTTTCAAAAAATAATTTTGCTAAGTAATCGTAGCCAATTCTATCAGAATCATATACAATTTTAACAGCTTCTGCATGCCCTGTTTCACCAGAACATATTTCTTCATAAGTAGGGTTATCTTTTGTTCCCCCTATATAACCAACTGTACTAGACATTACCCCTTTTGTTCTTAAAAAGTAATATTGAGTACCCCAAAAACATCCAGATGCAAAAATAGCCACCTTCGGACTAACAGCTTTAATACCTTTAAAATCAAGAGAAATAGAATTTACACAATGTCTAACATTTTTTTGTGTTAGATTTTCATTTTCAAATACATGTCCTAAGTGTGCATCACAAGAACTACAAAGAATTTCAGTTCTTTGTCCATCAAGATCTGTCACTCTTTTAATCGCTCCATCAACTTCATCATCAAAGCTTGGCCATCCACATCCTGATTCAAACTTATCCTCAGATTTGTATAATGGTGAAGAGCACTTTTTACATACATAAGTACCAGGCTCATCGTGTCTGTTGTATTTTCCAGTAAAAGGACGCTCAGTTCCTTTATTGATAATTACCCACTCTTCAAATGGAGTTAATTTTTTCATAGCGATTGTTAATCATTTACTAGGTTGTGTAATAATCCGAATGTTCTATTTACATCTTTCTTAGCTAAAATCAATGTAAATTCATTGGTTGTTGAAATTACTTCAACAATATTTATACCTTCCCAGGCAATCTTTTTCAATAAATAGTAATAGATACCCGGTACAGATGTATTGTCTTGTGGTAAACGCATAGTTAATGAGGCAAGATTTTCTTTTTTACTGATGATATCTTCACCTGCAAAAATTGAAATTAACTGATCCATCATTTTTTTACTCGTTACCAAATTAGTTTCATATACTCCTTTTGATGAAGCTTGAAAAACATCTTTCTCACCTTGAATAACTTTTAAAAGCTCTTGTTGTTTTCCTAATAATGTAGGAGAGTTTTTAAAAGTATAATCTACTAAATCTGAACGTACTATAATTTCCCCCATTTTCTTGAGGTAATTTAAAACTTCATGTTCAATATCTAGCTTAGAAAGTTTAGGACGTAAACGTTGGATAGCCATTACAACCCCTCCTATTTGAACGTCTTTCATCAACTTATCTTCTACCTCTGGCATTATCTGTCTTGCCAAACCTGTATAATTAACTATTCCATCTACAATAGCCTCTTCCAGGAAAGGAGATTTACGTACAATTTCTTCTACAGCTTCTGCAATTGTGATCATATATTTACGTTTATTATTAATTCAAGTTATAAATATAACAACTTGTTACGAAAAGGTTTTCTTTTTATTGTAAATTTGTGATAGAAATCGTTCTACTTATTTTTGTATTATTAGAAATAAGTAGAAAAACACAAACATATAAAGATATATAGAAATGGAAGCGTTTATTGGACAAGGCATAGCACTAGTTACACCATTCACTACAGAAGGTACAATAGATTTCCCTGCATTAAAGAGGTTACTACAACATACTAAGGATGTTGATTATTGGGTTGTAAATGGTACGACTGCAGAAAGTGCAACGCTGACAAAAAACGAAAAGCTTCAAGTTTTAAAGTTTGTTCAAGAAAATAATCCTACTAAAAGACCTATCATGTTTGGTGTAGGTAGCAATAACACTGCTGAAGTCATTGAGCAATTAACTACATGGGACTTAACTGGAGTTGATGCTATATTATCTGTTTGTCCATACTACGTTAAGCCTTCACAAAAAGGTATTATTGCACATTATAGTGCAATTGCTGATGCTTCTCCTCTACCAATTCTTTTGTACAATGTACCTAGTAGAACTGCTGTAAATATGTCAGTAGATACTATTGTTACATTATCAGAGCATAAAAATATTTTTGGTGTAAAAGATGCAGGTGGAGATTTAACACAAGCAATGCGTGTGATTAGTCATACTCCTGATGAATTTTTATACATCTCTGGTGATGATGCACTAACAGTTCCAATTATTTCTATTGGTGGTAATGGTGTAATTTCTGTACTTGGAAATGCTGTTCCTCAAGAATTTGGTAGTACTGTAACAAATGCTCTTAACGGAGACATTAAAGCTGCTACAATGCAAATGTCAGAATTATTAGACTTTACTGATGCATTGTTCGAAGAAGGTAATCCCGTAGGTGTTAAAGCTGCTTTAGAAATTGCTGGTATTTGTGGTAAAGGTGTTCGTTTACCTTTAGTAGAAGGTTCTGAACTTCTTTGTTCTAAATTATCAAGTATGTACGAGAAAATTAAAATTTCAAGTAGAAAATCAGTTTTTGTGTCAAACTTTGATGCAAGACATGCAATATAAATTGAGAAGTCTCTCCATAAAAAAAAGCATCTTAGAAATTATCTAAGATGCTTTTTTTATGGATTCTATATTTTACTATGATCTAATATATACTCTCAAATCCTGACCAGGCTGAAGAATATCTGATGATAAATCATTTAGTTTTCTAATATCTGCTGGTTGTATATCATATTTATTAGATATAGTACCAATACTTTCTCCTGGTAATACCTTATGATTAAAAAATAAAGCTGGAATTCCAATTTTTACAATTTCTGTATTTTTTAAAATCCTATCCATATTTAGTGCTTTACCTTTTTCATCTAAAACATTTTTCTCTGGCACATGGTAATGGTTGGCAATACTTATCACTGTTTCACCAGAAACACATGAATGTTTTGTCCAGAACAAATCTTTTTTATTATCATTCAAGGCAGAAATTTGCCCCATAATGTAACCGTTTAATTGTTCGAGCCTAGCAGTTTGTTTAGGCGTGAGGGTCATTGTTCTTTGAGATTGCTCAATTAATGTAATGCCTTCTTTCAAACGTTTAATAGCTTCAGTATAATTCTTAAGCTGTCCCATTTGAGCTAATATAGCTGATTCCACTTTTTTAAATGCAGCTTCATTTTCTACATCTTGTGGAGTTACTATTTCAGTATCTGTAGGTGAAGAAACAACTTCCTCAGGTTTCTCATGCTCATCTGATGTGAATAAAGAAAAGATGGAAGAGAAAAATAAACCAAGTATAAAAAATAAAGATGCTATTATAGAATACCTCAATTGATTCTTCTTTGATAAACCTCTTTTCTTATTTCCTACAGGACCAGATTTTCTTTTTAAGCGTGTTGCTTTTACAACTTCTTCATTTTTTTCTACAACAACTTGCTGATTACTCTCTAGTTCAGCATCTATCATTTCAACCCGTTTGGTTGCATTTGTTATACCTACTTCTGCAGCACGTGCAAAAAACTGTCTAGCTTGTTCTTTATTCTGAAATGTTCCCATTCCCTTTTCACACATGTCTCCTAATAAATAGAGCATATCTCCATCTAAAAGTAAATCGTCGGCATAATCGTAAGCTATTGCTTTAAAAGTTTCATCATAAAGTCCTTGACTATATAAACTCTTAATATCTAAAAGCTTTTGAGTTCTATCTAATTCCGGTAAACGAAGCACATATAACAACTCTTTTTCAAGTTGTTTCAATTTATCTTCATCTACTTCTACCATTATTTCTTTCACCTTATTCTGAACATCATCAGAATAGTTTTCTAACATTCTAATAGTATACTGAGACGAGCCGTAAACATAAGAATCTGCATTATCTGAAGTTCCTTCAAAAGAGAAAGTCGTTCCAACTTCAAAAGAGTCAACGGGCTCCTTTTCGATTATTCTAGGCGATAAATCAGAAATAATGATAACTTCATCTTCATCAAGTTTACCAAAAAATATTTTACATCTATCCCCTATTACTATTGGAGTTTCTCTATTAAAATGATAGCGTTCTTGAAGTTCCTGTATTGTCATAATAAATACTTAATAACTTATGCTTAAAAGCAGTTTATATGAGTTATATAAATCTAATCTACTTAAATTTTTATTTATTTAGTAATTCTAAAGTACGAATTTAATAAATCAATTTTTTTTTAAGAAAGATGCTTAAACAAACTACTGCCAATAAATGTTTAGATTATATATTAAACAATTGATACACATGATAAAGAATATTTAAACTATTAAATGATTGATTATTCATTAATATGTTATCATATTTGACTAAAAGTAATAAAACATCATTATAAGTATATTATACAATGAGCGCACAATTCTATTCGTATACTGCTAATACTTCTGCAGGTAACGAAGTATCAATGGATGATTTTGAGGGCAAAGTAATTTTAGTAGTTAATACTGCAACGCAATGTGGGTTAACTCCTCAATTTAAAGGGCTAGAAGAATTATACATAAAATATAAAGATAAAGGGTTTGTAATATTAGGATTCCCATGTAATCAATTTGCCAACCAAGAACCTTTGAGTAATGAAGAAATGGCATCTACTTGTGAGTTAAATTTTGGTGTAACTTTCCCTTTATTCCAAAAGGTAGATGTAAATGGTAGTAATGCACACCCTATATTTAAATATCTAAAAGATGCCTTACCAGGAACATTATTTAATGGCATTAAATGGAATTTTACTAAGTTTTTAATTGGTAAAGATGGTAAGCCTTTAGAAAGGTTTGCACCAACAACAACTCCAGATAAAATAGAAAAGGATATTATTAAAGCACTCGCTTAATTCCTTTTTAACAAAATGGTTCTTGTAGAAAGAAACAAAGTACTATTATCGGTAAATCTTATTTTTTTGTAAATGAGTCGTAATAATACCATGTTCTCTGCAAGAATCATTTTTTTTTGATGAATATACCATAAATTGAAAAAAATTTTAATTGGATATATTTAAACGTCAAAAATGAACAAATCATCAATTTTTACAGTCTTGCTAATGGCTTTAGTGATGTCAGTTTCTTTCACTGGTTGTAAAAGCCAAAAGAAATTAGCAGCTGAACAAGCTCAACAAGAATTACTAGCAAAAACTCAAAAAGCACAAGCAGACCTACAAGCTATGGTAGGAAAAGAATACACTTCACTTGAGGAGTTATCTGCTGATGAGGCAAGATTAAATGAGATTAAATCTTACAATTTATCAGATGCTGAAGTGCAAGATTTAGTTGCAAAAGTTGATGCAAACCTTGCTACTCAACGTGAAGCTTTAGAAGCTAAATTAGCTGAAGAGCAAAAAGCAAAAGAAGCTGCAGAGAAAGAAAAAGTTCAAGAAGCTCAAAAAAGAGACATCTATTATCTATTAGATAATATCACAGGTTCAGGATCTTCTCAAGAAGCAAACTTAATGATTACAGAAGCACTAGCTTTATTTGCATCTCCAGATGTTCCTGTTTTAATTGAAGTGTATAATGACGGTGATATTGTTGATTACGACAAGCCTACAACTGCTCAGAAATACCTTGATTATTTAAAGGATGTAAAACGTAATCCTGATCAAATAAAAGAATTTAAAAAAGATAGTAACGGTAAGATTACTGAACTTATTCTTAAGAAAAGATAATTAATGAAATCCTCTAAACTCTTCGTTCTTTTAACTTTCTTCATATACTTTAGTAGTCAAGTAATAGCCTATGCTCAGACAGAAAAAGAAGATTTGGCCATACAACTTAATAGCCTTATTAAATCTTTGTCTGATAGGAAAACGCCTCCAGTAGAGGTAGGCAGGTTAATTGATTATGCTTCTACTTTCTTTACCAACTCTGCTAAAATTGAGGTTGATTATATTAACCCTAATATAGAAGGTAATGAATACAAGCCTCGAAAATACTTTTTTAGAATAAGTAAGATGGGTGAAAATATGATAATTATAGACCCTGAAAATATTTGGGGGGTAGATAAAAAAGGACGAATTACAGGATTAACAGTAACTGAAAATTATTGATATAATGAAAACAGCAAAATATTTAAGTGTTTTATTTTTGTGTTTGATTGGTCTTCAGGTATTTGCACAAGATGCTACTAAAGAAGAACCTCCAATGCCCCCTGCAAGAAAAGCAGCAATTGATTCTTTAGCCTTAGAAAAAGTACACGATTTAAGTAAATACATCAGTAAAATTGGTGATAAAGAAACTTCTTTTTCAGAAGCTAATAGGGTAATTGAAAGAGCTTTAGAACTTTTTGTTGAAGATGCTCAAATGGGTGTTTCAACTTTAGGAAAAAAACAAATTAAATACTTCGGTATCCGTAAATATTTAGAAAGACTAAATAAATTAAACTATAAATCTGTTAATATAGATTGGTTTGATATTCAGTACATTTCTGATTTAGAAAAACAACCTGATGGTAGATATGTTGGTGTAATCACTATTTATCAAAAATTTACAGGTGTTACTGAAGATGGTTTAGTATATAAAGACGTTACTAAAAAAGACATCACTATTTATGTTGAGCGTAAGACAACACAAATTGGTGGTAGAGAAATTGGTTTCTGGGATGTCCTTTTAGGCGATATCAGAGTTTCTGAAACGAAAAAAGGTTAATTTATATAACTCATAAAAGCTTGATTGGTATGATATTATCTCTTTAGGTAAACATATCAATCAAGCTTTATTTATTATTTGATGAAGAAAATAGTATTTACGCTGTTAATTTTTTGTTGTGGAATCTCACTTTCACAAGCACAACAAACAATAGGCAATTATAAAGGAGATGAATCTAAACTGTATGCTGAAACCAAACAGTTTACCCAATTTATCAAACGTTTTAACAACGAAGAAGACCGCAATGGTCAACCCTATTCTACAGGCTCTTATAAATACCGTGAAAATAATTACCGTAAAAAATATTTAGAAATTCTTTTTGATGGCGAGAACACTAGTATCTCTAAGCAAATGAAAAAGAATTTCATTGATGAAATCACAAACAAAAAATCTCCTAAATATATTGAAAAACACCAAGGAGGTTACTTTGCTGAAGTTTCTACTAGATTTCTATATAAAGGTAAAAACACAGATGTTACCTTATATATGCAATTAGAACAAGATAGCTTAGGATATAAATGGTCTATTTCTGATGTCTATTCAAAACAGTTACAAGGCTTATTTGAAAATAACGATCCAAAAAAGAATTTCCTGCACCCTATGAGTCATGAAATTGACTTTATGAATTTACATAGAGCTTTTGGTGATAAAGATGAAATTGAAGACTACGCCTACAAAGGGCATGAAATTGACTATATAAGTATCCTTTTCTATTTATTAAAAACTGGTGACTTAAAATTTGTAACAGTTACAAATGTTCGATTCCATATTTTCCAAATTGAAAATTGGTACTTCACTGTAGAAAAATTTGAACGAGATTCATACAATTCTGGATGGCTTATTTCTTCACTGATGCCTTTAAAGCCAACAGATATTGAAACCATGCGAAGATACGTGCTACACAAAAAATAGTCGTTATCTTTGTCTACTATAAAATTGATTCAAACTAGATTAAATATATCAAGATGCGCAATTTGTATCTATATACACTTATTTCATTTCTTTATTTAGGGCTAACAACTTCTGTTACTGCTCAAAACGAAGAAAATGAATTACCGGCAGAAAAGCTTCAGGAATACAAACAAGACTCAAAAGATTTAGTCATGTATTTTGAAGGTATGTTGAATGATATTGCTGGAGACGATTATACCAATCAAGAAAAAGGTATAATGATTAATGAGACTTACTTAAAAGTATTTCAATCTGATAAAACACAAATTGAAGACGATTTAGATCCAAACCGTCAGGTAGTTTCAAATAAAGATATTCAAGCTTACCTAAAAGATGTAGATTTCTTTTTTAAGCAAGCCACATTTGAGTTCATCATCGAAAATATTGCTCATAATGTTACTAACGATGGTAATTTGTATTTTACAGTAACAATGACAAGAAAATTAAATGGTATTACTGTAATGGGTGATACAATTGAAAATTCTATGGAACGTTATGTTGAAATTAACCTCGACCAAGAATTACAAGAATTAAAAATTGCATCTATTTACACAACAAAATTAAGTCAGAAAGAAGATATGGCTCTGTGGTGGAATAAGTTAGATGACACTTGGAGAAATATTGCAAGCAATAACATTACATTAAAAAATGATATACCTATGAATGAGGTTTTATCAATAATAGATTCTGTAATGATTACCAAAAATGATAGTACTGTTGCTTTAGACGAAAACATCTACAAACACATTGAAGGTTTCTTAAAAAGTACAGAGTTAGACGTATCCCTCAACCCAGAGGTAGTTGACTTAAACCCATTAAGTAAATTACGTAACCTAGAAGATTTAAACATTTCTGGCACAGGTGTTAACGACCTCTCTCCTATACGTACTTTGACAAACCTTAAAGTATTACGTTGTGAAATGACGGGTATTAATTCTTTAGATCCTCTGTTATATTGTACAAATATGCAGATGTTGATGATCAACGATACTCAGATTGAAGATTTAAGTATTCTTGAAAACTTTGCTGAATTAGAAGAGTTGTATTGCTTTAATACTACTGTTAGTGATATTTCATCTTTAGATGATCTAGAAAATTTAAAAGTTATTTGGGCTAATGATACTCAAATTGAAGTAATTGATGCACTTAATAATGCTAAAAAATTACGCTCTTTAGATTTATCAAATACTAAAATAAGTTCTTTAGATGCTTTATCAGGATTAAGTGAATTAGAACAACTTACTATTGATAATACATCAATTGAAGACCTTTCTCCATTATCAACAACAGCAAGCCTGAAGACTCTTTCTGCAGATAATACGCAAATCAATAAACTTTCTGCTTTAATTAAACTAGAAAATCTAGAAAGAGTTTATTGCGATAATACTGGTATTAATACGAGTATTGCACAAGCATTCATGCGTAAAAAACCATCTACTTTGGTTATCTATGGCTCTGAACAGCTACAAACTTGGTGGGAAGGCTTATCTCAACAATGGAAAGATATTTTACTTGAAGCTGCACAACTTACTGGATCGCCAGACAAAGAGCAACTACAACAAATTGCCAATATTAAGCAGATTGATATACACACATCAAATGGTATCCAATCTTTAGAACCCTTAAGTTTTTTAGTAAACTTAGAAAAATTAAATGCTGCTAATACCGGTATCACATCACTTGAGCCTCTTAAAAACTGTCCTAATTTATCAACATTAAATGTACAAGGAACAAACATTTCTAATATTGATGTTCTTGGGGTATTAAAAGCACTAAGGAAGGTAAATTTAAACGGTACAAAAGTATCGGATCTCTCTGCATTGAGTACGTCTACAACACTTACTAAAATAGATATTTCGAATTCACTCGTAAGTTCTATTACTCCACTACAAAATATCACTTCTATAAAAACAATAGAAGCAGATAATACTAAATGTAGTGAAGCAGGAATTATCCAATTCTCTAGAAAGTCTAACGCACTTATCATCTTTAGAACGGATAAATTAACAGCTTGGTGGAATGGATTAAATAGTGACTGGAAAACAATTTTTGATGCTCAAGTTAAAGGTGATACACCAACTAAATTTGAGTTACATCAGATTAATACGATAACTGAAAT
This region includes:
- a CDS encoding LysM peptidoglycan-binding domain-containing protein; translation: MTIQELQERYHFNRETPIVIGDRCKIFFGKLDEDEVIIISDLSPRIIEKEPVDSFEVGTTFSFEGTSDNADSYVYGSSQYTIRMLENYSDDVQNKVKEIMVEVDEDKLKQLEKELLYVLRLPELDRTQKLLDIKSLYSQGLYDETFKAIAYDYADDLLLDGDMLYLLGDMCEKGMGTFQNKEQARQFFARAAEVGITNATKRVEMIDAELESNQQVVVEKNEEVVKATRLKRKSGPVGNKKRGLSKKNQLRYSIIASLFFILGLFFSSIFSLFTSDEHEKPEEVVSSPTDTEIVTPQDVENEAAFKKVESAILAQMGQLKNYTEAIKRLKEGITLIEQSQRTMTLTPKQTARLEQLNGYIMGQISALNDNKKDLFWTKHSCVSGETVISIANHYHVPEKNVLDEKGKALNMDRILKNTEIVKIGIPALFFNHKVLPGESIGTISNKYDIQPADIRKLNDLSSDILQPGQDLRVYIRS
- a CDS encoding leucine-rich repeat domain-containing protein, whose product is MRNLYLYTLISFLYLGLTTSVTAQNEENELPAEKLQEYKQDSKDLVMYFEGMLNDIAGDDYTNQEKGIMINETYLKVFQSDKTQIEDDLDPNRQVVSNKDIQAYLKDVDFFFKQATFEFIIENIAHNVTNDGNLYFTVTMTRKLNGITVMGDTIENSMERYVEINLDQELQELKIASIYTTKLSQKEDMALWWNKLDDTWRNIASNNITLKNDIPMNEVLSIIDSVMITKNDSTVALDENIYKHIEGFLKSTELDVSLNPEVVDLNPLSKLRNLEDLNISGTGVNDLSPIRTLTNLKVLRCEMTGINSLDPLLYCTNMQMLMINDTQIEDLSILENFAELEELYCFNTTVSDISSLDDLENLKVIWANDTQIEVIDALNNAKKLRSLDLSNTKISSLDALSGLSELEQLTIDNTSIEDLSPLSTTASLKTLSADNTQINKLSALIKLENLERVYCDNTGINTSIAQAFMRKKPSTLVIYGSEQLQTWWEGLSQQWKDILLEAAQLTGSPDKEQLQQIANIKQIDIHTSNGIQSLEPLSFLVNLEKLNAANTGITSLEPLKNCPNLSTLNVQGTNISNIDVLGVLKALRKVNLNGTKVSDLSALSTSTTLTKIDISNSLVSSITPLQNITSIKTIEADNTKCSEAGIIQFSRKSNALIIFRTDKLTAWWNGLNSDWKTIFDAQVKGDTPTKFELHQINTITEIDLSNHKSIRDLSPLTVLYKLEKLDISFSRINTISAVSKMSSLVSFSCDNTPVSDITPLAALNGLTSLNISNTLVTKLDALNSLTNLERLKVSGIIKVKNISYCSIMKNLIAFECYNTSVNNLKPLVGLNHLKTLKCYKTKLSIKKVNAFKTSMPNVTVDFY
- a CDS encoding glutathione peroxidase yields the protein MSAQFYSYTANTSAGNEVSMDDFEGKVILVVNTATQCGLTPQFKGLEELYIKYKDKGFVILGFPCNQFANQEPLSNEEMASTCELNFGVTFPLFQKVDVNGSNAHPIFKYLKDALPGTLFNGIKWNFTKFLIGKDGKPLERFAPTTTPDKIEKDIIKALA